DNA from Halorarum salinum:
CCTCCGGCGGTTTTCGACGATAGTCGTACCTTAGTTTTACATGTGTCGACACCGAGCCGGGAAGTACGACGATGCAGGCACGAAGCAGACCCGAGTCGACGCGCGACGCCGAGCCGACGATGGAACGCGTCCCCGCGGGGCTCTCCTCGCCGCGCGCGAAGCTCGTCTACCTATATCTCGCCACCCACGGCGCGGTGACCGAGGACGACCTGCGGGAGGGGCTCGGTATGAAACGGATCTCGCTGTACGCCATCTTGAAGACGCTGCGGTCGGGTGGGTTCGTGACGAGGGACGGCGACCGGTACGTTCTGGACTGATTCCGACCGTTCGCTCGGTTCCCGTCGGACGCGAGCGGGCTTTCGGAGCCTGCTCAGCGACGACCAGCGGGAACCGGAGCCATCCGCCGTCCTGGCTTTCGAGCCGTTCCGCCGTCCGACGGCGGGCGAACCCCGAAACCCGTTGAGCCCCGCTCGTTTCGGCGAATCAGCCGCCCAGGAAGTCCTGTCGGACCTGCTCGTCGGCCAGGAGCGCCTCCCCCGAGTCCACGTACGCGTTCTCGCCGTTCACGAGCACGTAGCCGCGGTCACAGCGCCGC
Protein-coding regions in this window:
- a CDS encoding helix-turn-helix domain-containing protein, whose translation is MQARSRPESTRDAEPTMERVPAGLSSPRAKLVYLYLATHGAVTEDDLREGLGMKRISLYAILKTLRSGGFVTRDGDRYVLD